The Infirmifilum lucidum DNA segment TTGCTGGCCCACTGACTGCACTCTCTCAGGAGGGAAGCAAGTCCAGGGTCTATTTCACTACAGAAAACATACTCTGCGCGCTCTGCCAGCGGCATTGTGAGGCTACCCAGCCCGCACCCGATCTCGTATACTACGCGGGGGCTACCTGTTGCCCCGACAAAGAGGTCTATATAATGCCTGTCGACGAGCAGATGCTGTCCGAGACGCTTCTGTAGGCGAATACGCCCGGCCCTCTTCAAGCACTCAGACACATCGTGGCCCAATGTCGGCTCCCCAACTTATAAGTACCCTTCTTTGGCCCCTATAGCCCTTAATATGCTCTTCGTACTGAGAATATACCGGCTACACAAGCAGGTGACGTGGCGGTAAACTCCATTTACAAAATACGTAAAAGGGCCCGGGCCGAGATTTGAACTCGGGTTCACCGGCTTTTTGCCGGGCTCTACCCCCGTCCACAGGCCGGCGTGTTAGACCAGGCTACACCACCCGGGCCTCCGCCACACATGTTCACGAGAAACGTTTATTTAAGATTTTCCCCTAAGGTTTAGCGTGCCCCTTGTAATGCGCGAGGTTGCCCGCAGAGAGCTCTCGTATGGCTGGGGTTTTCTGATATTCAAGGATCCGCCAGACTCTGTAACCACAGTGTTTGAATTAAGCGAGAGGATGGGGATTGGTAGAAGACCATTCATAATTACTGTGGGTGATATTGTCTCGAGGAACTTCAATGTTTACGGCTACACCAACGTAGCTATAATCGACGGCAGAACTCGCCGGGGCTTGAAGCTCGAAGGCCTTGAATCTGAGGCAGAGTACGCGTGCAGGAACACACCCGGAACTATATCGCCCGAGTGCTATGAGGCTGTAGCACAGGCTATAAAGACAACACCCCCAAATGGGAGATCTGTGGTTTTTGTAGAGGGGGAGGAAGACCTCCTGTCACTCGTGGCACTGAGAGAGTGCCTGGCCAACAAGAGCTGGGTCATCTACGGCCACTGGAGGGGTTTTCTGTGTGCTATCCCGTGCATACTCCGCTACAGGAAAATAGCTCAAGTACTCCTCGAGACCGGTTTCGAGGAAAAGTGACTCGAGTAAGCGAACATTTGCGCGGAGAGACGAGTAGGGCACCTGGAACACTCTAGAGAAGAAGTAGAGGTCTCTGCTCACTCCAAGCTTGCGGAGTATCAAAACGATTGTTGCTGCTATAACATTCCTCTTGCTCCTACCGCCCACGAGGGGGCGAATCTTGGCTATGATTTTTCTTACGTGTTCCTCAATCATCACGTTAGGGAACACCTCCTTGGCTCTAGCGAGGAGCACTTCTAGCTCGTAGTTCCAGTCATCCCTGAGTAGACCTGCCTGCCGCGCAGTAGGAAATATTTTCAACATATCAGCAAGCCGCAACCTCATTCCGTGCTTGCGGAAGACACTTACGACCCATCGGACGTTGATTCTCGGGTTCCTCCTCCTGGCCTCAAGGTAGACGAGGAACGCCAAGAGCGCCGTTTTCTTTTTTACACCGTAGCGCCGTACAAGGTGTTTGTACTCCTTGAGAATGCGTTCTCTGGCTTCGCTAAGGCCGAATTCATAAGCGACTTTACCGAGCATCTTCCACACGCGATCCTTTTCATGGTCGCCTGTGACGAGCTCGAGTCGCTCGATTCTACGAACATACTCTCCGTCAAGTGGGAGTACGCGCTTCTCGCTGGCGGACGAATGGACGGTTTTGGAGTCCACGCTGTACTCAATGACCAGGCCGCATTGGGAGCAGACGTAGTATCCTCGGGGGTCGATAACCACTAACCCGCCGCAGGCCTTGCACCTCACGTGGAGGAACTCGCTTTTTCTAAAAGAAATAACATGAGGGCTTTCTGTCGGAGGGGGGTTAGAAAGTAATATAAAAACATTTCGTTCAGAGACTAAACCTCTACGACTGGCATGGTCAGCGTCCTCCTAACACCTGGGAGCATCCGTATCCTAGTGAGTACAACTTCCCGTACCTCTTTATCGTCTTTACCGACTATCTTTACAATGATGTCGTAGACGCCGTAGAGGAGATTTGCCTCAATTACCCCCGGTACCTTCTTTAATTCCTCCAGGACAGCTCTCTCCTTACCTATGTCACAGTTAATCAGAACGTATGCTGTTGCCATTACATTGGGACACTGTTATTTATCTATTTAAAATTTTTCTCGTGATATCCCTAGCCTCAAACCCTCAGCTCTGTGAAAAATGGCCTGTTGTTCCTGTAATGTCTTACTCGTATTTCCTAAGGACAAGGTGTACCAGTCCTAGGTTGGGGTGCAAAGCCGCCGAGAGCACGATAAAAGAACTGACAACCGGCGAGATAACGACATGGCACCTGTCTTCAGGCTCATGCTATGGGGAGGCACGGGGCAGAAGGGCGGTGAGAGCCCTGCTAGCAGGTGGCCAGGGAGGAGGGGGTTCATTAACTTCCATTCTTGGCCTCCGGTAACTGGGTGTTCGTTTTCGAGAAAAAATTAAATAAGATGGAGATAGGAGAAAGTATTGACATGGCGGCCGTGGTCTAGTCTGGAAGGATGGCGGCCTTCCACGCCGCAGAACCCGGGTTCAAATCCCGGCGGCCGCATATTTTGCATATTTAAGCTAGACAACTGTTCTTCGAAAAATGGATTTGTTAGTCCTGTGCTAGGTTCTACATTCCCTGGGAGGGGTGGCTTTGTTCCCATGAAGCTTTCTCGAGTTTCTTTCCTCTTAATACCCTGGAGACGACGGGTATAATTGTGGTTACTGCAGCACCTCTCACAATTACTAGACGCGCCACAAGCACCGTAAATGAATCTTATATTAACTGTGCTATCTTGTAGAGCATACGGACGCGCTCCTCGCCTTTTATCGAATCGACGATTCTCGCTGTTTGCGCCGGAACTAGGCTCCGCCACTCGGGATTTTGCTGGGCCATGAGCTGTCTTATTCTTGTCCCCGAGTATCTCTCCCTCTCGAAAAACGGAATCGGTTCTACATGTATTCCTGCCTCCTCCAGTAGCATCCGGGATAGCTCGTCGTTTGTATATACTACCTCAAACTTTGGGGAAAATGTCCTTATGTTACAGACCCATTTTGTGTGCTCTGATATAGTATCCGGTATCATGACAATAAGTGTGTGTCCCAATAGGTTTGTGTCTCTGAGTGTGTCCCGTATCATGAGGGCTCTCTCTCCAGCTGTAAAGGGGTTTCTGGGTTCATAGCTCACCTGGGCGCTACCGATCCCTATAACTACGTCTTCCTCTCTAGAAAGTATCCACTCTATCGCCTTGTAGTGTCCCAGGTGGAAGGGCTGGAAACGACCGATGAAAAGTGCTCTACCCATGTGTTGCTCCCTTATCCCCTCAGAGGCGTGTTCTCGACGTGTTCTATCTCCTTGTAGAACTCATGGAGGATCTCTGTGTAATCCCTCATACCGTTTTCAACTTCGTCCATTTTCTCCAAGACTCTCCTTGTCGTTTCTTCCGAGACTAATTCACCGAAGCTCTCATTTAAGCTGTTGTACACGCGCATTCCAAGGCTCGTTGGTACAAGCTTCCCTCCTTTAACCTCAATTACGTAATTCCGCATAAAGAGTTTCTTTACTATCTCGGCGTAAGTTGAGGGTCGGCCTATGTTCCTTTCTTTCATTAGAGCGATTATATCCGCCTGGGAGTACAGTGGTACTGTGGGTCTTCTCATGTATTCCACGTCGACGACCCTGTACTTCCCGGGGTTTAATATGAAGTTCTGGCGTAGGGGGAGCATCTTTAGAAAGCCCTCCTCAACGACATTAGTTATAAAGCTGTATGTCTTGACGAAGTACTGGGTCGAAACCTCGACGACATCTTCTGTTATCCTGGCTGGTGGCATCTGGCTTGCCATAAACCTGGAAAAGACGAGACGGTACAACGCGAAGTGTTGCCTAGTGAGCGGTATCGGCAGTTGAAGGATGCCCTGTTGAATCACCGTCACAAGAGTCTCGGCGTCTATGGGCCGTGTGGGGCGGATACACTCATGCGCCCCCTCGGCACCCCACCTGCGCGGCACGAAAAATTCCGGCCCAAACTTCTCTGAAATATAGGCCTTAGCGACCAGCAGGCCCGCATCCGATACCCTCGTGCTATCTGTCCTGTGATAGGTTATTAGGCCGCTCTCGAAGAGTTGTTGTGCTATTCTCATAGCCACGTCAGCACTCATACCTAGCATCTCATTAGCGTCCCTCAGCATAGTGTCTGTCGTATAAGGAGGCAGCGGGTTTAGGTTTCTCTCCGCTGAACCCCTTCTCTCTACAGTGACCTCGCTCCCTAGAAGCTCTTTTGAGACTGTGCTTGGGCGCTTCCCATCGAGATGCACGTCTTCCACGATAATGTAGATGTTGTTCTCCAGCGTAATGCGGAATACCGGCTTCACGCTCTTCAGCGACTCGTGATATCTCTGGATTACCCAGCCCAAGACGGGCGTCTGGACTCTCCCGGCAGAGAGCCACCGCATGCCGTATTTCTCCTGGAGCTTCTTACTCAGGGCAAAACCAAGCCACCTGTCCTCTACGCGCCGCACAAGTTGAGACTCCACGAGGTTCATATTAATGTCCCTGGGGTTCCTCAATGCCTCCTCGAAGGCCTTGCGAGTAACCTCGTGGAACTCTATACGCTTTAGAACACGAGTAAACGGCTTTAGAGCCAGGTATATATCCCATGCTATCTTCTCGCCCTCCGTATCTGGGTCTGTAGCCAGTAGTACTTCATCTACTTCTGATGCAAGCTCCTGTAAGCTCCTCACTATGTCTAACTTGTCTACTACCCGCTGACTACCACAATACGGACATATTTTGAGGCTAGAGCCTTTACCCTGGAAGTTATACGTATTACCATCAGCTTTAAAGTCGGTGAATTGGCGGCCGCAATCCAGACAGCGCTTAATAGAAGTAAACACTGGGACGAATGACTTCTTCTCGGCGTCCACTAAAACACCGTATTTATTAACTTTGAACTCCTTAGAGAAGAACTCCGTCGAAGTGATAAGGTCGAAAACGTGCCCCTGCGATGCTACAATCTGTAATATCCTGTCTCCAGTAGAGATTTCATACGCGACAATATTGCCAAATCTACGTTTTGTGGGTCTTCCGAAAAATGATGCAATAGTTCTCGCCTTAGTCGGGGACTCAACGATCACAAGCGTAGATTTTACAAGATCCTTTGTCAGGGTACTGGAGACCTCCCCCGAGAGGATCTTCCGAATGAGTTCCCTTTCCTTGGAAATCTCCTGGAGTATCTCGTCAAGGTTGACCTCGTCTATGCTCCTCCACTGCAAGTCCCCTGTGTAGAACCTTAAAGATTTCAGGAACTTCTCTAAGAGAACA contains these protein-coding regions:
- a CDS encoding DUF359 domain-containing protein, translating into MPLVMREVARRELSYGWGFLIFKDPPDSVTTVFELSERMGIGRRPFIITVGDIVSRNFNVYGYTNVAIIDGRTRRGLKLEGLESEAEYACRNTPGTISPECYEAVAQAIKTTPPNGRSVVFVEGEEDLLSLVALRECLANKSWVIYGHWRGFLCAIPCILRYRKIAQVLLETGFEEK
- a CDS encoding Lrp/AsnC family transcriptional regulator, with translation MATAYVLINCDIGKERAVLEELKKVPGVIEANLLYGVYDIIVKIVGKDDKEVREVVLTRIRMLPGVRRTLTMPVVEV
- a CDS encoding nicotinamide-nucleotide adenylyltransferase, translated to MGRALFIGRFQPFHLGHYKAIEWILSREEDVVIGIGSAQVSYEPRNPFTAGERALMIRDTLRDTNLLGHTLIVMIPDTISEHTKWVCNIRTFSPKFEVVYTNDELSRMLLEEAGIHVEPIPFFERERYSGTRIRQLMAQQNPEWRSLVPAQTARIVDSIKGEERVRMLYKIAQLI
- the rgy gene encoding reverse gyrase, with amino-acid sequence MEAVESSRVHAIFREACPNCGGPITDDRLNYRLPCYACIPTPRSLRGLAKSAEPEEYRDFLYSVVRQLKRRRKAGRLEDVLRVEEELSGFTSFFEKALGSKPWSAQVTWARRIIKGSSFAILAPTGVGKTVFGIIMALYMVSKNRRAYLVLPTTTLLNQVYKKTLSFAERTGIDTSRIVAYHSGLSQKEREEVLERVAKGEYSLLLTTSHFLTHHFDKLSNTKFDFVFVDDVDSVLKSSKNVDKILLLLGFSQEEISTAFEIVTLKSRLAFSQRNRKEAEEALKKLEDLRKKLDALVSGSGEKGILLVSTATGRTRGLRAKLFRELLGFEVGSRSEQLRNVVEVYALSSSEAVTAKTVDIISRLGSGGLVFFPVGTPEEALKDLSSRLISNGIKAEYVYRKIKKNILEQFSEGKIDVVIGIASYYGLLVRGLDLPHVVKYAVFAGVPRFKFRLKPEELTPTRLIQLAANVSQVAEKGDKAEIDRLVANVRSRLLQLDAAQYRQVQELYIRGDTSGRFSSLIRNLLRLRMIIEKYLLDKSALKKLSAETAVELVEENGELYILLPDIFTYIQASGRTSRLYAGGISRGLSIVIESDSVLLEKFLKSLRFYTGDLQWRSIDEVNLDEILQEISKERELIRKILSGEVSSTLTKDLVKSTLVIVESPTKARTIASFFGRPTKRRFGNIVAYEISTGDRILQIVASQGHVFDLITSTEFFSKEFKVNKYGVLVDAEKKSFVPVFTSIKRCLDCGRQFTDFKADGNTYNFQGKGSSLKICPYCGSQRVVDKLDIVRSLQELASEVDEVLLATDPDTEGEKIAWDIYLALKPFTRVLKRIEFHEVTRKAFEEALRNPRDINMNLVESQLVRRVEDRWLGFALSKKLQEKYGMRWLSAGRVQTPVLGWVIQRYHESLKSVKPVFRITLENNIYIIVEDVHLDGKRPSTVSKELLGSEVTVERRGSAERNLNPLPPYTTDTMLRDANEMLGMSADVAMRIAQQLFESGLITYHRTDSTRVSDAGLLVAKAYISEKFGPEFFVPRRWGAEGAHECIRPTRPIDAETLVTVIQQGILQLPIPLTRQHFALYRLVFSRFMASQMPPARITEDVVEVSTQYFVKTYSFITNVVEEGFLKMLPLRQNFILNPGKYRVVDVEYMRRPTVPLYSQADIIALMKERNIGRPSTYAEIVKKLFMRNYVIEVKGGKLVPTSLGMRVYNSLNESFGELVSEETTRRVLEKMDEVENGMRDYTEILHEFYKEIEHVENTPLRG